Proteins encoded within one genomic window of Chloroflexota bacterium:
- the phnC gene encoding phosphonate ABC transporter ATP-binding protein → MLEVQHLTKIYEDGTRALTDVSFTVENGEFVVLLGLSGSGKSTLLRCINRLIEPTSGKIIFDGVDVTAASGAELRRIRRSIGMIFQQFNLVERSTVLTNVLTGRSGYLNPLTSALGLFPREEVERAMRNLERVGIADKAYNRADTLSGGQQQRVGIARALMQEPKLILADEPVASLDPVLAHSILRYLEQLNREDGLTVICSLHIPSWARRYGTRILALKEGRLVYDGPPEALDRQRFREIYGPEAEDVEIV, encoded by the coding sequence ATGCTCGAAGTCCAGCACCTGACGAAGATTTATGAGGACGGCACCAGGGCGCTCACCGATGTCTCCTTCACCGTCGAGAACGGCGAGTTCGTCGTGCTGCTGGGGCTGAGCGGATCGGGCAAGTCCACGCTTCTGCGTTGCATCAACCGCCTGATCGAGCCCACGTCGGGGAAGATCATCTTCGACGGCGTAGACGTGACGGCCGCGTCCGGCGCCGAGCTGCGTCGCATCCGGCGCAGCATCGGCATGATCTTCCAACAGTTCAACCTGGTGGAGCGCTCCACGGTGCTCACGAACGTGCTGACCGGCCGATCCGGGTACCTCAACCCGCTCACCTCTGCCCTGGGCCTGTTTCCCAGAGAGGAGGTCGAACGGGCCATGCGCAACCTGGAGCGGGTCGGCATCGCAGACAAGGCGTACAACCGGGCCGACACCCTCTCCGGCGGCCAGCAACAGCGTGTGGGGATCGCCCGGGCGCTGATGCAGGAGCCCAAATTGATCCTGGCCGACGAGCCCGTCGCCAGCCTGGATCCCGTCCTGGCCCACAGCATCCTTCGCTATCTGGAGCAGCTCAACCGGGAGGATGGGTTAACGGTGATCTGCAGCCTGCATATCCCCAGCTGGGCCCGCCGCTACGGCACACGAATCCTGGCGCTGAAGGAGGGAAGGCTGGTATACGACGGTCCGCCCGAGGCGCTGGACCGCCAGCGGTTCCGAGAGATCTACGGCCCAGAGGCCGAGGACGTGGAGATCGTCTGA